From a single Onychomys torridus chromosome 9, mOncTor1.1, whole genome shotgun sequence genomic region:
- the Gnpnat1 gene encoding glucosamine 6-phosphate N-acetyltransferase: MKPDETPMFDPSLLTEVDWSQNTATFSPAISPMNPGEGLVLRPLCTGDLNKGFVKLLGQLTETGVVSPEQFMNTFEHMKKSGDYYVTVVEDVALGQIVATATLIIEHKFIHSCAKRGRVEEVVVSHECRGKQLGKLLLSTLTLLSKKLNCYKITLECLPQNVGFYKKFGYTVSEENYMCLRNQK; encoded by the exons ATGAAACCTGATGAAACCCCTATGTTTGACCCAAGTCTGCTCACAGAAGTGGACTGGAGTCAGAATACAGCTACATTTTCTCCAGCCATTTCTCCAATGAATCCTGGAGAAGGCTTGGTTTTGAGGCCTCTTTGTACTGGCGACTTAAATAAAG GTTTTGTTAAGTTACTGGGTCAGTTGACAGAGACTGGCGTCGTCAGCCCTGAGCAGTTCATGA ACACTTTTGAGCACATGAAGAAGTCTGGGGATTACTATGTTACAGTTGTGGAAGATGTGGCCCTAGGACAAATTGTTGCCACAGCAACTCTGATCATAGAACATAAATTTATCCATTCATGTGCTAAG AGGGGGAGAGTAGAAGAAGTCGTCGTTAGTCACGAGTGCAGAGGGAAGCAGCTTGGCAAACT ATTATTATCAACTCTCACTTTGCTAAGCAAGAAGCTGAACTGTTACAAGATCACCCTTGAATGTCTACCACAAAACGTCGGCTTCTACAAAAAGTTTGGCTATACAGTATCTGAAGAAAACTACATGTGTCTGAGAAACCAAAAGTAA